The following DNA comes from Lonchura striata isolate bLonStr1 chromosome 4, bLonStr1.mat, whole genome shotgun sequence.
AGAGACACAAGTTCTGGGTTTTCACTAACTTGGCCATATGAACAGGGCTGACCAGCTACCATTAAAATAGGACCCTCAGtttcctgttcctcctcttgtTCAAAGTTGCTATCTATTACTTTGATTGCTCCCCTTGAGTGCTTGGCATCCTCTTCAAACTCACTGCTATCACTCTGTGATCCATGTAGTTTGCTTTTGACAATAGGAACCTGGTCTGTGCTAGATAATGACTTGGATTCATGCATCAGAAGAGTCTTGATGATTTCATTATCCATGACAGTTTCTTTaacattttcttcagtttcttcGTAAGCATTTACTCCTAATACACAACACTAAGTGTTAAAGGGATCAGTAATTTACAGTTATCACAGGCATCCTACATAAACTTTTTTCTATTCTAGATCTTTTTTACCCACACTAGAATTCtcttgaaaatacagaaaatacagacaTTTCTGAGAGCTTTCCACTGTAAAAATTACCACTAAAACTATGTCATGGCTAAAGCCAAAAGTTTTAGGACACACTTAACCTCTGTCTTTAGGAATATAACCTCAATCAGTCTTAAAACTAGATTTTGAAAACTAATGTCTGATAACCACTAACACAGAATTGAGACATTATCTTCTAAACCAAGCTCACTACATTTTCAGTGGGAAAGCTGTATTTAACTGCATTAAGGCTGCAGAATTAATTTGTGAATTCACTAAACTTACCAACACTATTGTTGATGGCTGTTGCTGCTCCTTCCACAGTGCTTTGTGACAACCAGATAGGTTGCTTTTCagttgctttttctcttttattgtgCTTTGAGTCTTGGACATCAATAGTTAAGTTTTGGGTGTATGTGAGGCCAAAAGCAGAACTTCTATGTGCCCATTTTTCAGGGCGGCTGCAGGATTCCAGCACACTTGAGCCCAACTTTGGATCAAAGCTGAATGAAGTGTTACATTTTGAAGAGGTAGAATTCAGGCAAGACCCCCTCCCCAgttcccattaaaaaaaccctgaacaacaatcacaaagaaacaaaccccaaaaacatgtTTTGTCAGCAGACTAACTTTAAGAAGTGCTCTAATAATTTATACATTGCCTTTTACCTGTCAGAGGCAAGTGACTCTGAACCATTAATTTTTTGCAAGGTCTCTTTAGTAGTGCATCTCTGGATGAATCACACTGAGAGAAATGTTAATTCCTTATAGAAAGGGCTATGAACATTAGCTGAAGGAGTAATCTgggaaataaattactttaaaaatgtatcaaAAAATTAATAAGGTATAGCATGCCTTAGATATTACAGACTTCTTCATTATAAACAGCTGACTACTGAACAAATCAGAATGGAGTATATAGATTGCAAGTTCAGTATTTCAAGGACTTTACAACTGTTAAGTTGTTGGGGTGATTTGTATTGATCAGAAGTTCTAGTGTGATGTTCTTACCTTTCTGATAATTCTGGCATTTCTGTTGGCTGAGGCTCCAGCAAGTCATAGGGCAGCACAATATCTTCGGTCTCACGCAGCAGCATGAAGACAGGCTCCATCTGCTCGTTGAACTTGGCCAGCAATGTTCGAGCATCGCACTTTGGAAACGCTGAGCCATCTTCCTCTACTTCAGTGTTGCAGTAAGTGCAGCGAAAAGTCTCTGCAACATTTTCCAAAGTGGGAATTGTCATGTACATAGAATGCAAAAAGATCAGCAGGATGTTGTTAAGCATCCTGCAGCCTGGACATTTACCCAGACTCTGACCCAGACTCTGGCCTTACCCATTTGTTCACATTAACTAGGGGAACTCAATTCTACAGGCAAACTTGAGACAGATTGGTATTATACCCTTGTTATGCACATGAGAAATGTCTCGGGAGAGAAATTTAAGCTGGATAGATATGTGCTATCattagtttattttcttctcctccagTCTCATCTTCTCAGTTCTTAATGTAACAAGACATTTTCAAGCATAAGTAGCATCTGGTTTTAGTTGTTCCAGAGTCAATATGCTAAAACCCCATATTTATTCAGGAAAACAGACAAACCTTCAAGCTTATTCTGTAAAAATATATCACCAGCTTCAATGTTTGCATTTTAGTAACTCAACAGAGTCCCTCCATTTAGAAAAAAGGAATGATTTTGCTAACTGGCAGAACACAAATTTCACCATTGGCATTTCAGGTTAGTCATATATAAAGCTCATTATGCCTGGTTCTGGTATCCTTTGCAGATCCCATGACCCAGATTTCAGTGCAGTTGCTGTGCTCTAAGTAAT
Coding sequences within:
- the LOC110484914 gene encoding general transcription factor IIE subunit 1 — encoded protein: MEEQNVPSEVPAALKRLAKYIVRGFYGVECSLALDVLIRYPCVKEEDLLQLLKYERKQLRTALNTLKADKLVKLRMRAETGPNGKSTRHNYYYINYKVLVDVVKYKLDHVRRKIEADERDSTTRSSFKCPSCSNKYTDLEVNQLFDAFTETFRCTYCNTEVEEDGSAFPKCDARTLLAKFNEQMEPVFMLLRETEDIVLPYDLLEPQPTEMPELSESFDPKLGSSVLESCSRPEKWAHRSSAFGLTYTQNLTIDVQDSKHNKREKATEKQPIWLSQSTVEGAATAINNSVGVNAYEETEENVKETVMDNEIIKTLLMHESKSLSSTDQVPIVKSKLHGSQSDSSEFEEDAKHSRGAIKVIDSNFEQEEEQETEGPILMVAGQPCSYGQVSENPELVSLMTNEERNAYIKVGQEMFQSVFD